GATGCATTACCCAACGCCTCCATCCTGAAGCTTGGCCTGGTGTTTCCCCTGCCGGCGGACCTGATCCGGGAATTTGCCGGAAAATGCGGAAGGCTCATCGTCGTTGAGGAGTTGGAGCCCCACATCGAGGAGTGGGTCAGGATCCTTGGGATCCAGGTGGAGGGGAAATCCCTCATCCCCCGTTTCGGGGAACTTGATTCGGGCATTGTCAGGCGGGCCATTGAGGGGTCCGGTGATGACTTCGCTGCGTCGGGGCATGAATCGGAGTCTGTACCCGTAAGACCTCCCATCATGTGTATCGGATGCCCGCACAGGGGGATATTCCACGTCCTTTCCAGGAAGAAGGTTTTTGTGGCAGGGGATATCGGATGCTACACACTGGCCGTGTCGCCGCCCCTGTCCGCAATCCACACCACCGTCTGTATGGGGGCCGGGATCAACCAGGCGGCCGGAATGGAGGCTGTTCTCCCGGAGCAGCACGGCAAAGTGGTGGCTGTCATAGGTGATTCGACCTTTCTGCACAGCGGCATGGGCGGTGTTTTGAACATGGCCTTCAACCGGATACCTGCGACTATCCTCATCCTCGACAACTTCACCACGGCCATGACAGGCCGTCAAAACCATCCCGGAAGCGGCTTTGACATGAAGGGCAACCGTACCCGGCAGGTGAGATGGGAAACCCTGTTGAGCGGGCTCGGTATCGAGCATGTGAGGATCGTTGACGCATATGACCTGGAGGAGATCGACACGGCGCTTGAGGAGGAAATAATCAGGGATGCGCCGTCGGTTATCGTCGTCAGGGGGGCTTGCATGCTGCTGAAAAACCAGCCTGTCAAGAGGGAACCGCCCTATGAGATCCATGCGGATAAGTGCACCGACTGCGGCATCTGCCTGCGTATCGGCTGTCCGGCGATTTCGAGGAAGGACGCCTTGCCCGGTGAAAAACCGGTCATAGACTGTAACGGGTGCACGGGCTGCAGCCTCTGTTTCCAGGTTTGCCGCTTCGAGGCGATCGAGGTGCTGAAATGACCGATACCGCCTCCGGGACCTTCAACATCCTCATCGTGGGTGTTGGGGGACAGGGTACCATTCTCGCCAGCGAGCTGCTGGCACACGTTGCTCTTGCGGCGGGCTACGATGTGAAGAAGAGTGAGGTCCACGGGATGTCCCAGAGGGGCGGACGGGTGGAGTCCTACGTCAGGTTCGGAAAACTGATCTATTCGCCCTTGATTCCCAAGGGGGAAGTGGACTTCCTGGTAGGTTTTGAACTGGCTGAAACATTACGGAGCCTCGAGTGGCTTTCGGCCGATAGCAAGATTCTCACGGACACAAGGGCCATTTTACCCTACAACTCCCAGGTTGGGGAAGCCCCCTATCCATTCGACGCATTGGACAGGATCAGGCAGAGGGGGTATGACCTCCGGGTTGTGGAAGGGGAGAGGCTGGCGGTGCAGCTCGGTGAGCCGAAGGCCGCAAATGTCGTCCTCATGGGGGCTCTTGCAAGCCTTCTTCCTGTTGACGGGGATGTCTGGAAATCAGTGATCAGGGAAAATATGCCCGGGAAGCTTGTGTCCGTCAACCTGGAGGCGTTTGAGCTGGGATATGGATCGGGGACATTGACACAGGGGCATGATTCGTCTACAAAATAAAATCCTGTTTCCTGTTTGGGTTTAGGAGCAGCGTACCGTTTGAACATTGAACATTGAACGTTCTTTATCACGTTGAACCTTGAACATTGAACATTATTGCCTTCATGCAGGAGAGGAGAAACATGATCTGGGACGAAGAATTCGAAACCATGCCCAGAGAGGCCCTGGATTCGCTGCAGGCCTACAGGCTCAGGAAAATCGCAGAGAGGGTTTATGCCACCGTCCCGTTCTATAAAGAGGCCTTTGATAAGGCGAAGATTCATCCATCCCGGATCAAATCCCTGGAAGACCTGAAAAGATTGCCGTTCACAAACAAAACCGACCTTCGGGATAACTATCCCTTCAAGCTCTTCACCCTTCCGCTGCACGAGGTCGTTCGTATTCACGCGTCGTCCGGGACCACTGGAAAACCGACGGTTGTCGGGTACACCAAGAGGGATATAGACACATGGTCGGCCCTCATGGCCAGGACCCTGTCATGTGCCGGAGTCCAAAAAGGAGATGTGGTTCAGAACGCCTACGGCTATGGCCTTTTTACGGGGGGACTTGGCTTTCACTACGGCTCGGAGAAGCTTGGGGCGACCGTTATCCCCATTTCCGGGGGAAACACAAAACGGCAGATCATGATCATGGAGGACTTCGGCAGCACTGTTCTCGTCTGCACCCCTTCCTACGCCCTGACCATCGCCGAGGTTATGGACGAGATGGGGGTCAAAAAGGAGCGGCTCAAGTTGCGGGTAGGTATCTTCGGCGCTGAACCGTGGTCCCGGAACATGCGCCAGCAGGTCGAAACCAAGCTGGGAATCCAGGCCGTTGACATCTACGGCCTTTCCGAAGTCATCGGGCCCGGTGTGAGCGTTGAATGCATCGAGGCCAAGAATGGACTGCATATCTTTGAGGACCACTTCATCCCGGAGGTGATTGACCCGGATACGGGGGAATCGCTTCCATATGGAGAGGCAGGGGAACTCGTATTTACGACCCTGACCAAAGAGGCATTTCCTGTCATAAGGTACCGGACGAAGGATATAACCCGCCTGTTCCCGGAGCCGTGCCGCTGCGGAAGAACCCACGTGAGGATGGACCGCGTGACCGGACGGACGGACGACATGCTGATTATCAGGGG
The Deltaproteobacteria bacterium DNA segment above includes these coding regions:
- the iorA gene encoding indolepyruvate ferredoxin oxidoreductase subunit alpha is translated as MKSILSGNEAIAQGALDAGVSLASGYPGTPSTEILENISRLGGVRAIWAPNEKIAVELAGGVSYAGHRALAAMKHVGVNVAADPLFTLAYTGVRGGFVIVTADDPALHSSQNEQDNRRYASFTRIPMLEPSNSQEALDFTREAFVLSERFDLPFFLRTTTRISHGKSIVDVSKWDEDAKRPIPGLVKDPGKYVMIPANARVRHRDLEDRVARVAVFSESCSLNRIEMADSALGIITSGASYNYVKDALPNASILKLGLVFPLPADLIREFAGKCGRLIVVEELEPHIEEWVRILGIQVEGKSLIPRFGELDSGIVRRAIEGSGDDFAASGHESESVPVRPPIMCIGCPHRGIFHVLSRKKVFVAGDIGCYTLAVSPPLSAIHTTVCMGAGINQAAGMEAVLPEQHGKVVAVIGDSTFLHSGMGGVLNMAFNRIPATILILDNFTTAMTGRQNHPGSGFDMKGNRTRQVRWETLLSGLGIEHVRIVDAYDLEEIDTALEEEIIRDAPSVIVVRGACMLLKNQPVKREPPYEIHADKCTDCGICLRIGCPAISRKDALPGEKPVIDCNGCTGCSLCFQVCRFEAIEVLK
- a CDS encoding indolepyruvate oxidoreductase subunit beta translates to MTDTASGTFNILIVGVGGQGTILASELLAHVALAAGYDVKKSEVHGMSQRGGRVESYVRFGKLIYSPLIPKGEVDFLVGFELAETLRSLEWLSADSKILTDTRAILPYNSQVGEAPYPFDALDRIRQRGYDLRVVEGERLAVQLGEPKAANVVLMGALASLLPVDGDVWKSVIRENMPGKLVSVNLEAFELGYGSGTLTQGHDSSTK
- a CDS encoding phenylacetate--CoA ligase, yielding MIWDEEFETMPREALDSLQAYRLRKIAERVYATVPFYKEAFDKAKIHPSRIKSLEDLKRLPFTNKTDLRDNYPFKLFTLPLHEVVRIHASSGTTGKPTVVGYTKRDIDTWSALMARTLSCAGVQKGDVVQNAYGYGLFTGGLGFHYGSEKLGATVIPISGGNTKRQIMIMEDFGSTVLVCTPSYALTIAEVMDEMGVKKERLKLRVGIFGAEPWSRNMRQQVETKLGIQAVDIYGLSEVIGPGVSVECIEAKNGLHIFEDHFIPEVIDPDTGESLPYGEAGELVFTTLTKEAFPVIRYRTKDITRLFPEPCRCGRTHVRMDRVTGRTDDMLIIRGVNFFPSQIESLLMDIEGLEPHYQIIVRREGTLDTLEVRIEVNEAVFSDEIRKLESLEKKVTGECREMLGISAKIKLVEPKTLQRFEGKAKRVIDERNIQ